A single region of the Procambarus clarkii isolate CNS0578487 chromosome 59, FALCON_Pclarkii_2.0, whole genome shotgun sequence genome encodes:
- the LOC138353658 gene encoding uncharacterized protein, which translates to MSTTSDTTTTSIMTTTTSNTTTTSIMTTTTSNTTTTSIMATTTFNTTTTSIMTTTTSNTTTTSIMTTTTSNTTTTSIMTTTTSNTTTTSIMATTTFNTTTTSIMATTTSNTTTTSIMATTTFNTVTITATINSTTTVTVTINSSTTVTVTINSTTTVTVTINSTTTVTVIINSTTTVTVIINNTTTVTVIINSSTTVTVIINSTTTVTVIINSTTTVTVIINSTTTVTVTINNTTTVTVTINSTTTVTVTINNTTTVTVTINNTTAVIFTINSSTTVTVIINSTTTVTVIINSTTTVTVTINNTTAVTVTIDSTTTVTFTIDSTTTVTVTIDSTTTVTVTFNSTTTVTVTFNNTTAVTVTINYNCHYHYYYNQQSFTTTTISVLSLLLQSAFYHYYYNQRSNCKLYVKD; encoded by the exons ATGAGCACAACATCTGATACCACTACAACATCTATCATGACTACCACTACTTCTAATACTACCACAACATCTATCATGACTACCACTACTTCTAATACCACCACAACATCCATCATGGCTACTACAACATTTAATACCACTACAACATCCATCATGACTACCACAACATCTAATACCACCACAACATCCATCATGACTACCACAACATCTAATACCACCACAACATCCATCATGACTACCACAACATCTAATACCACCACAACATCCATCATGGCTACTACAACATTTAATACCACTACAACATCCATCATGGCTACCACAACATCTAATACCACCACAACATCCATCATGGCTACTACAACATTTAATACCGTTACAA tcactgccaccatcaacagcactacaacagtcactgtcaccatcaaCAGCTCTacaacagtcactgtcaccatcaacagcactacaacagtcactgtcaccatcaacagcactacaacagtcactgtcatcatcaacagcactacaacagtcactgtcatcatcaacaacactacaacagtcactgtcatcatcaacagctCTACAACAgtcactgtcatcatcaacagcactacaacagtcactgtcatcatcaacagcactacaacagtcactgtcatcatcaacagcaCTACAACTGTCActgtcaccatcaacaacactacaacagtcactgtcaccatcaacagcactacaacagtcactgtcaccatcaacaacactacaactgtcactgtcaccatcaacaacactacagctGTCATTTTCACCATCAACAGCTCTACAACAgtcactgtcatcatcaacagcactacaacagtcactgtcatcatcaacagcaCTACAACTGTCActgtcaccatcaacaacactacagctGTCACTGTCACCATCGACAGTACTACAACTGTCACTTTCACCATCGACAGTACTACAACTGTCACTGTCACCATCGACAGTACTACAACTGTCACTGTCACCTTCAACAGTACTACAACTGTCACTGTCACCTTCAACAATACCACAGCTGTCACTGTCACCATCAACTACAACTGTCACTATCACTACTACTACAATCAGCAATCTTTCACTACTACTACAATCAGCGTTCTGTCACTACTACTACAATCAGCattctaccactactactacaatcAGCGTTCT AATTGCAAACTTTACGTGAAGGACTAG
- the LOC123752340 gene encoding WD repeat-containing protein 87-like, with the protein MSENKEYMSENKQYLSEDKQYLSEDKQYLSEDKEYMSEDKEYLSEDKQYLSEDKQYLSEDKEYMSEDKEYMSEDKEYLSEDKQYLSEDKQYLSEDKEYLSEDKEYLSEDKEYLSEDKQYLSEDKQYLSEDKEYMSEDKEYLSEDKQYLSEDKQYLSEDKEYMSEDKEYMSEDKEYLSEDKQYLSEDKQYLSEDKEYMSEDKEYMSEDKEYLSEDKQYLSEDKQYLSEDKEYMSEDKEYMSEDKEYLSEDKQYLSEDKQYLSEDKEYLSEDKEYLSEDKEYMSEDKEYLSEDKQYLSEDKQYLSEDKEYMSEDKQYLSEDKEYMSEDKQYLSEDKQYLSEDKQYMSEDKQYMSEDEHDMSRGQEVHVRRRVEHVIGHRVHVKGQGVHVRGREVHVIGREVHVT; encoded by the coding sequence ATGTCAGAGAACAAGGAGTACATGTCAGAGAACAAGCAGTACCTGTCAGAGGACAAGCAGTACCTGTCAGAGGACAAGCAGTACCTGTCAGAGGACAAGGAGTACATGTCAGAGGACAAGGAGTACCTGTCAGAGGACAAGCAGTACCTGTCAGAGGACAAGCAGTACCTGTCAGAGGACAAGGAGTACATGTCAGAGGACAAGGAGTACATGTCAGAGGACAAGGAGTACCTGTCAGAGGACAAGCAGTACCTGTCAGAGGACAAGCAGTACCTGTCAGAGGACAAGGAGTACCTGTCAGAGGACAAGGAGTACCTGTCAGAGGACAAGGAGTACCTGTCAGAGGACAAGCAGTACCTGTCAGAGGACAAGCAGTACCTGTCAGAGGACAAGGAGTACATGTCAGAGGACAAGGAGTACCTGTCAGAGGACAAGCAGTACCTGTCAGAGGACAAGCAGTACCTGTCAGAGGACAAGGAGTACATGTCAGAGGACAAGGAGTACATGTCAGAGGACAAGGAGTACCTGTCAGAGGACAAGCAGTACCTGTCAGAGGACAAGCAGTACCTGTCAGAGGACAAGGAGTACATGTCAGAGGACAAGGAGTACATGTCAGAGGACAAGGAGTACCTGTCAGAGGACAAGCAGTACCTGTCAGAGGACAAGCAGTACCTGTCAGAGGACAAGGAGTACATGTCAGAGGACAAGGAGTACATGTCAGAGGACAAGGAGTACCTGTCAGAGGACAAGCAGTACCTGTCAGAGGACAAGCAGTACCTGTCAGAGGACAAGGAGTACCTGTCAGAGGACAAGGAGTACCTGTCAGAGGACAAGGAGTACATGTCAGAGGACAAGGAGTACCTGTCAGAGGACAAGCAGTACCTGTCAGAGGACAAGCAGTACCTGTCAGAGGACAAGGAGTACATGTCAGAGGACAAGCAGTACCTGTCAGAGGACAAGGAGTACATGTCAGAGGACAAGCAGTACCTGTCAGAGGACAAGCAGTACCTGTCAGAGGACAAGCAGTACATGTCAGAGGACAAGCAGTACATGTCAGAGGACGAGCATGACATGTCAAGAGGCCAAGAAGTACATGTCAGAAGACGAGTAGAACATGTCATAGGACACAGAGTACATGTCAAAGGACAAGGAGTACATGTCAGAGGCCGAGAAGTACATGTCATTGGACGAGAAGTACATGTCACATGA